Proteins co-encoded in one Xiphophorus couchianus chromosome 3, X_couchianus-1.0, whole genome shotgun sequence genomic window:
- the cnr2 gene encoding cannabinoid receptor 2 isoform X2, with amino-acid sequence MGEMKERTCLDSPNPNASSQIANEFCENLQIYMVLTDLEKKAIGTICFLGGPITLMENVLVLGVIATSAMLRQKPSYLFIGSLALADIFASCFFTTSFLDFHLFRRCDGPTAYLFKLGGVTMAFSSSVGSLLLTALDRYLCIHQASSYKVLLTRRRALLSLLILWSITIFISCLPLMGWRCPTVLNPPCSCLFPFISPSYLACWTTFILILLTLILVAYALILWKAHRHESSMTSLQGAAGAGQARMRMDIRLARTFGLILLILVGSWLPVLIFMLVDVSIVLTPTQQRAFAFCSTLCLLNSAVNPLLYALRCRELRIALLQSLQKSCGFWKCKNSTNDLHLTGHSAEDNCATVSDDTLAVRTPQLDSVCEIVNNKSS; translated from the exons ATGggggaaatgaaggaaagaaCTTGTTTAGATTCTCCGAATCCCAACGCCTCATCACAAATAG ccAATGAATTTTGTGAGAATCTGCAAATCTACATGGTTCTGACAGACCTGGAGAAGAAAGCCATTGGCACCATTTGCTTCCTGGGTGGTCCGATAACACTGATGGAGAACGTCCTTGTCCTTGGAGTTATTGCCACCTCGGCGATGCTGAGACAGAAGCCCTCTTATCTGTTCATTGGCAGCCTCGCCCTGGCAGATATTTTCGCTAGCTGCTTCTTCACCACAAGTTTCCTGGACTTTCATCTCTTCCGCCGCTGTGATGGTCCAACTGCATATCTCTTTAAGTTAGGAGGGGTTACCATGGCCTTCAGTTCTTCAGTTGGGAGCTTGCTGCTAACTGCACTGGACCGATACCTGTGCATCCACCAGGCATCCAGTTACAAGGTTCTGCTAACCCGACGAAGGGCCCTGCTGAGTCTCCTGATTCTCTGGAGCATCACCATCTTCATCTCCTGCTTGCCACTCATGGGCTGGAGGTGTCCCACAGTGCTTAACCCTCCGTGCTCATGCTTGTTCCCCTTCATCAGCCCAAGCTACTTGGCCTGCTGGACTACCTTTATCTTGATACTTCTCACATTAATTTTGGTGGCCTACGCCCTGATCCTGTGGAAGGCCCACCGTCATGAATCTTCCATGACCAGCCTCCAGGGGGCAGCAGGTGCCGGTCAGGCCCGCATGAGAATGGATATTCGGCTGGCTCGTACTTTTGGTTTGATTCTCCTCATACTGGTGGGGAGCTGGCTCCCTGTACTTATCTTCATGCTGGTTGATGTCTCTATAGTCTTGACTCCTACCCAGCAGAGAGCTTTTGCCTTTTGCAGCACCCTTTGCCTACTGAATTCTGCAGTCAACCCACTGCTTTATGCCCTGCGGTGCAGAGAGCTAAGAATTGCTCTGCTGCAGTCTCTACAAAAGTCATGTGGTTTCTGGAAGTGTAAAAACTCTACAAATGACTTACATCTCACAGGGCATTCTGCAGAAGACAACTGTGCTACAGTGTCTGATGACACTCTGGCAGTGAGAACCCCTCAACTCGACTCAGTCTGTGAAATAGTGAACAATAAGTCGAGTTAA
- the cnr2 gene encoding cannabinoid receptor 2 isoform X1, translating into MFLLEYAADQKVRSEMGEMKERTCLDSPNPNASSQIANEFCENLQIYMVLTDLEKKAIGTICFLGGPITLMENVLVLGVIATSAMLRQKPSYLFIGSLALADIFASCFFTTSFLDFHLFRRCDGPTAYLFKLGGVTMAFSSSVGSLLLTALDRYLCIHQASSYKVLLTRRRALLSLLILWSITIFISCLPLMGWRCPTVLNPPCSCLFPFISPSYLACWTTFILILLTLILVAYALILWKAHRHESSMTSLQGAAGAGQARMRMDIRLARTFGLILLILVGSWLPVLIFMLVDVSIVLTPTQQRAFAFCSTLCLLNSAVNPLLYALRCRELRIALLQSLQKSCGFWKCKNSTNDLHLTGHSAEDNCATVSDDTLAVRTPQLDSVCEIVNNKSS; encoded by the exons ATGTTTCTACTTGAATATGCTGCAGATCAGAAGGTTAGATCTGAAATGggggaaatgaaggaaagaaCTTGTTTAGATTCTCCGAATCCCAACGCCTCATCACAAATAG ccAATGAATTTTGTGAGAATCTGCAAATCTACATGGTTCTGACAGACCTGGAGAAGAAAGCCATTGGCACCATTTGCTTCCTGGGTGGTCCGATAACACTGATGGAGAACGTCCTTGTCCTTGGAGTTATTGCCACCTCGGCGATGCTGAGACAGAAGCCCTCTTATCTGTTCATTGGCAGCCTCGCCCTGGCAGATATTTTCGCTAGCTGCTTCTTCACCACAAGTTTCCTGGACTTTCATCTCTTCCGCCGCTGTGATGGTCCAACTGCATATCTCTTTAAGTTAGGAGGGGTTACCATGGCCTTCAGTTCTTCAGTTGGGAGCTTGCTGCTAACTGCACTGGACCGATACCTGTGCATCCACCAGGCATCCAGTTACAAGGTTCTGCTAACCCGACGAAGGGCCCTGCTGAGTCTCCTGATTCTCTGGAGCATCACCATCTTCATCTCCTGCTTGCCACTCATGGGCTGGAGGTGTCCCACAGTGCTTAACCCTCCGTGCTCATGCTTGTTCCCCTTCATCAGCCCAAGCTACTTGGCCTGCTGGACTACCTTTATCTTGATACTTCTCACATTAATTTTGGTGGCCTACGCCCTGATCCTGTGGAAGGCCCACCGTCATGAATCTTCCATGACCAGCCTCCAGGGGGCAGCAGGTGCCGGTCAGGCCCGCATGAGAATGGATATTCGGCTGGCTCGTACTTTTGGTTTGATTCTCCTCATACTGGTGGGGAGCTGGCTCCCTGTACTTATCTTCATGCTGGTTGATGTCTCTATAGTCTTGACTCCTACCCAGCAGAGAGCTTTTGCCTTTTGCAGCACCCTTTGCCTACTGAATTCTGCAGTCAACCCACTGCTTTATGCCCTGCGGTGCAGAGAGCTAAGAATTGCTCTGCTGCAGTCTCTACAAAAGTCATGTGGTTTCTGGAAGTGTAAAAACTCTACAAATGACTTACATCTCACAGGGCATTCTGCAGAAGACAACTGTGCTACAGTGTCTGATGACACTCTGGCAGTGAGAACCCCTCAACTCGACTCAGTCTGTGAAATAGTGAACAATAAGTCGAGTTAA
- the pnrc2 gene encoding proline-rich nuclear receptor coactivator 2, which translates to MGGGERYNIPISHPERPKKSHQLGKAKQRSRDQSGAVVASVGVAGGLHHHGHRRSDKGTTYHRSPEARQAASVEKNASVRFVTTYDQNWEGAVSHLNTLLATQGSPSYAGPKFSEPPSPSVLPKPPSHWVSFPMGSCDHREIMAFQLKSLLKVQA; encoded by the coding sequence ATGGGAGGTGGAGAGAGGTACAACATTCCAATTTCCCACCCTGAACGCCCCAAGAAGAGCCACCAGCTCGGCAAGGCCAAGCAGAGGAGCCGCGACCAGAGCGGAGCAGTAGTGGCATCCGTGGGAGTGGCGGGGGGCCTTCACCATCACGGTCACCGCCGGAGCGACAAGGGCACCACCTACCACAGGTCTCCGGAGGCACGGCAGGCCGCGTCTGTGGAGAAGAATGCTTCTGTCCGTTTCGTCACCACCTACGATCAAAACTGGGAGGGTGCAGTGTCTCACCTTAATACGCTGCTAGCAACTCAGGGCAGCCCGAGTTATGCAGGGCCTAAGTTCAGTGAGCCGCCCTCGCCCAGCGTGTTGCCCAAACCTCCCAGTCACTGGGTGTCTTTCCCTATGGGATCCTGTGACCACAGAGAGATAATGGCCTTTCAGCTAAAGAGCCTCCTGAAAGTGCAGGCTTGA
- the fabp10a gene encoding fatty acid-binding protein 10-A, liver basic → MDLNGTWQVYSQENYEEFLRAMELPEDVIKMAKDIKPITEIKQTGNDFVITSKTPGKTVTNSFTIGKEAEITTMDGKKLKCIVNKEGGKLVCKTGKFNHTQELKGGEMIETLTVGSTTLVRKSRKI, encoded by the exons ATGGATCTCAACGGAACATGGCAGGTGTACTCCCAGGAAAACTACGAAGAGTTCCTCAGAGCCATGG AACTCCCAGAAGATGTCATCAAGATGGCCAAAGACATTAAACCAATTACTGAGATTAAGCAAACAGGCAATGACTTTGTCATCACCTCCAAGACACCTGGAAAGACTGTGACAAACTCCTTCACCATCGGGAAAGAGGCTGAAATTACCACCATGGATGGCAAGAAGCTAAAG TGCATTGTCAATAAGGAGGGAGGAAAACTGGTCTGCAAAACTGGCAAATTCAACCACACACAAGAGCTCAAAGGAGGAGAGATGATTGAG ACTCTGACTGTGGGCTCAACGACTCTTGTCAGGAAGAGCAGAAAGATTTAA